In one Geoglobus acetivorans genomic region, the following are encoded:
- a CDS encoding TrmB family transcriptional regulator, whose protein sequence is MEITIDEVFVNALRDYGLTTYEARAYYVLLSVGEASAGTVAKLSAIPQQRIYDTLSSLERKGFIQVRHTNPKKYAPLNVRRALVNRIRQLSAEFSARMEELRDRISEIEELAPKVQSDSGGSHVWVVEGEEAIVARILEMIQSAEKCVKLVGERPLFTLKCREILKRYLPEGVKLYALGTFEQVCREEILALGGEIREIESYSNYTLIVDDSKLLMVYFDDGGVPHGLYTENEGIVHPHIHLFNLLWEHTG, encoded by the coding sequence ATGGAGATAACAATTGATGAGGTCTTCGTTAACGCACTGAGAGACTACGGACTCACGACATACGAGGCGAGAGCATACTATGTGCTTCTCTCCGTTGGCGAGGCGAGTGCGGGAACGGTGGCAAAGCTGTCCGCAATCCCCCAGCAGCGCATTTACGATACGCTTTCATCACTCGAACGAAAGGGATTCATACAGGTAAGACACACCAATCCCAAGAAGTATGCACCACTCAACGTTCGCAGGGCGCTTGTTAATCGTATCAGACAGCTCAGTGCAGAGTTCAGCGCCAGAATGGAGGAGCTGAGGGACCGAATCAGCGAGATTGAAGAGCTTGCTCCAAAAGTTCAGAGTGATTCAGGCGGCTCCCACGTGTGGGTGGTTGAGGGTGAGGAGGCGATTGTTGCCAGAATTCTCGAAATGATTCAGAGTGCAGAAAAATGTGTAAAACTTGTGGGCGAAAGACCCCTATTCACGCTGAAGTGCCGGGAGATACTGAAGAGATACCTCCCGGAGGGTGTGAAACTCTACGCACTCGGAACGTTCGAGCAGGTCTGCAGGGAGGAGATTCTTGCTCTTGGCGGAGAAATCAGGGAAATCGAATCATACAGCAACTACACGCTTATAGTCGACGACTCAAAACTGCTGATGGTCTATTTTGATGATGGGGGAGTTCCCCATGGGCTGTATACTGAGAACGAGGGCATAGTTCATCCGCACATCCACCTCTTCAACCTGCTCTGGGAACACACCGGATGA
- a CDS encoding COG1470 family protein has protein sequence MGKTYVKILFSAVLVLALVYGAEAISIGISPSFIDFKDLLRGQVVEGRARIYNTQDSPAHFKIETGEFSEWVEVLNTAGEVINEIEVPPSGYHEIIVRLKIPEDASNGNYKIPVFFVSSSEGGKVGVGMKAPLNLVFTVTGEQKKSVKLMLFTIEDTEVGIPARMEVDILNNGNVVADPTVEITVFNPDGIEVWRNQTAVKIKPQEIKAAKISWDTSKIAEGTYTGRLRLLMDGKEILTEELKFNVFEKGTLTARMEILNISVEKVIQPGKMSKVELGVKNTGQIDTEVRMRIEIYNGSEFIDLSESDPLWLEKGQTGILTAYLKISEPGNYTLKPVLSYGGRIAKLSGITVEVTSQMVRQESASNSSAGNDENSRIPGFGIYSAMLIAGTVLLLMKLRMKGKKR, from the coding sequence ATGGGAAAAACATACGTAAAAATCTTGTTTTCAGCAGTGCTGGTACTGGCACTCGTTTATGGTGCAGAAGCGATAAGCATAGGAATCTCTCCGTCATTCATTGACTTTAAAGACCTTCTTCGAGGGCAGGTTGTGGAGGGCAGGGCGAGGATATACAACACACAGGACAGCCCCGCTCACTTCAAAATAGAAACAGGTGAGTTTTCGGAATGGGTGGAGGTTCTGAACACAGCAGGAGAAGTGATTAATGAGATCGAGGTCCCACCCAGCGGATACCACGAGATAATCGTGAGATTGAAAATACCTGAAGATGCTTCCAACGGAAATTACAAAATCCCGGTGTTCTTCGTCTCCTCTTCTGAAGGCGGTAAAGTGGGTGTTGGGATGAAGGCTCCCCTTAATCTGGTATTCACAGTCACAGGAGAACAGAAAAAATCCGTGAAGCTTATGCTCTTCACGATAGAGGATACTGAAGTCGGAATTCCTGCAAGAATGGAGGTGGACATACTCAATAATGGAAACGTTGTTGCTGACCCTACTGTCGAGATAACAGTCTTCAATCCAGATGGCATTGAGGTGTGGAGGAACCAGACGGCTGTGAAAATAAAACCCCAGGAAATAAAAGCTGCGAAAATAAGCTGGGACACTTCGAAGATTGCTGAGGGAACATACACAGGCAGACTCAGATTGCTGATGGACGGGAAAGAAATCCTTACCGAGGAACTCAAGTTCAATGTTTTTGAAAAAGGAACACTTACGGCAAGAATGGAGATTCTGAACATTTCCGTCGAGAAAGTAATCCAGCCAGGAAAAATGTCGAAAGTTGAACTGGGAGTGAAAAACACCGGCCAGATAGATACGGAAGTCAGAATGAGGATCGAGATCTACAACGGTTCCGAGTTCATTGACCTGTCTGAAAGCGACCCGCTGTGGCTTGAAAAAGGACAAACCGGAATCCTGACAGCATATCTGAAAATAAGTGAACCGGGAAACTACACTCTCAAACCAGTCCTGTCATACGGGGGCAGAATAGCAAAACTGAGCGGCATAACTGTGGAAGTTACCAGTCAAATGGTCAGACAGGAGAGTGCATCGAACAGCAGCGCTGGAAATGACGAAAACTCCAGAATTCCAGGGTTTGGCATCTATTCAGCAATGCTGATTGCTGGAACCGTCCTTTTGCTTATGAAACTCAGGATGAAAGGAAAGAAACGATGA
- a CDS encoding DUF7344 domain-containing protein, translating to MNSLTSIISNERRKLLLRYLLHNNGRATLEDVITYICEKEGDPQKRNRKSVYISLKQTHIPKLERARIVYYDRSSNMLHLEERYLNDVRMYIEFVEGGDISWSRYYLVLGSISALGSLLVMDTLAIVISIALVTSSLLQTMKVRKVF from the coding sequence ATGAACAGTCTTACTTCGATAATATCCAATGAAAGGAGGAAACTCCTCCTGAGGTATCTCCTGCACAACAACGGTCGGGCAACCCTTGAAGATGTTATCACATATATCTGTGAAAAAGAAGGAGATCCCCAGAAAAGAAACAGAAAAAGCGTCTATATCAGCCTGAAGCAAACCCACATACCCAAGCTCGAAAGAGCCAGAATTGTATACTACGATAGATCAAGCAACATGCTGCACCTCGAAGAGAGGTATCTCAACGACGTGAGGATGTACATCGAATTTGTTGAAGGTGGAGATATAAGCTGGAGCAGGTATTATCTCGTTCTCGGCAGCATATCTGCTCTGGGAAGCCTGCTGGTTATGGATACTCTCGCAATTGTCATATCGATTGCTCTGGTAACAAGTTCTTTACTTCAGACAATGAAGGTCAGAAAAGTTTTCTAA
- a CDS encoding DUF1102 domain-containing protein: MFERLVGVVLLIGALVFALGIGADFASYDADRSVHVAVVADDQELIDLDPGQPYAYIGNDGKLYIDISDNNENYPDGGGLGISPDAKYSFDCMFNVSNHLWEENVTINVTITSNNDLVKLYTNDPDEASTSINFNVPQGEEVCVGMSFDGDGKSPGDSIEGQLTIHAEPAE; the protein is encoded by the coding sequence ATGTTCGAAAGGCTTGTGGGAGTCGTGCTCCTGATCGGAGCACTTGTGTTTGCCTTAGGGATTGGGGCAGATTTTGCCAGCTATGATGCCGACAGAAGCGTGCATGTTGCGGTCGTGGCTGACGATCAGGAACTAATCGATCTGGATCCCGGGCAGCCGTATGCGTACATAGGTAATGACGGAAAGCTGTACATCGATATAAGCGACAACAACGAGAATTACCCTGACGGCGGGGGTCTTGGAATCAGTCCGGATGCAAAGTATTCGTTTGACTGCATGTTCAACGTTTCAAACCACCTGTGGGAGGAGAATGTAACAATAAACGTAACGATCACATCCAATAACGATCTGGTCAAGCTGTACACAAATGATCCGGATGAAGCAAGCACCTCCATCAACTTCAACGTTCCCCAGGGAGAAGAAGTCTGCGTTGGAATGAGCTTTGATGGAGACGGAAAATCACCAGGAGATAGCATAGAGGGGCAGCTCACAATACATGCTGAACCTGCCGAGTAA
- a CDS encoding DUF1102 domain-containing protein, with the protein MNKIIYLVMFSIAIALVSGLSADFRMYHAERNFTIAIVTDDQELIDLTPNQPYAFIDSDNGELIVRFDAENENYPGYGKGVSPDSRYVFDDVFCVSNDLWEENMTIGMDIDLSSELQGIVKIYSDKSDEGNTDPANATSNLHVVIENGDKACIGFVIDTTGIKTGDYTGEMTMHAYPYQE; encoded by the coding sequence ATGAACAAAATAATATACCTGGTGATGTTCTCCATCGCAATAGCACTTGTCTCAGGGCTGAGCGCAGATTTCAGAATGTACCATGCTGAAAGGAATTTCACAATAGCAATTGTAACAGATGACCAGGAACTCATCGACCTGACACCAAACCAGCCATACGCATTCATTGACAGCGACAATGGAGAACTCATAGTCAGGTTCGACGCAGAGAACGAGAATTACCCTGGGTACGGGAAGGGTGTAAGCCCTGACTCAAGATACGTGTTTGACGATGTCTTCTGCGTCTCAAACGACCTGTGGGAAGAAAACATGACAATAGGCATGGATATTGATCTGTCCAGTGAACTTCAGGGAATCGTGAAGATATACTCGGATAAAAGTGACGAGGGCAACACTGATCCCGCCAACGCAACATCCAACCTCCACGTTGTGATAGAGAATGGAGATAAGGCGTGCATTGGGTTCGTCATAGATACCACCGGCATAAAAACGGGCGACTACACCGGAGAAATGACCATGCATGCGTATCCATATCAGGAATAA
- a CDS encoding DUF1102 domain-containing protein codes for MKTAITVVLIISFLLITGVSSHFKDYTANRGFHVQVVADDQELLRLVPNQPYAYIGQDGKLYIDISPSHPEYPGYGAGLSPDTLYAFDCMFYVKNTLWENQTVTFVVNSSSPSVMMYTPTSATAYSPETATQHLIFQLGWMEETCVGFVFDMRNGQMVGVSLNATI; via the coding sequence ATGAAAACAGCGATAACAGTGGTCCTAATAATTTCATTTTTATTAATAACCGGGGTCAGCAGTCATTTCAAGGACTATACCGCAAACAGGGGTTTTCATGTCCAGGTTGTTGCGGATGATCAGGAGCTGCTCAGACTTGTTCCCAACCAGCCCTATGCATACATTGGGCAGGATGGGAAGCTGTACATAGATATTTCACCGTCCCATCCCGAATATCCCGGATACGGGGCTGGATTGAGTCCTGACACGCTGTACGCATTTGATTGCATGTTCTACGTGAAGAACACACTGTGGGAGAACCAGACAGTTACATTCGTCGTGAATTCATCATCTCCCAGCGTGATGATGTACACCCCAACATCAGCAACAGCATATTCTCCAGAAACTGCCACGCAACACCTGATATTCCAGCTTGGATGGATGGAAGAGACCTGTGTCGGTTTTGTATTCGACATGAGGAACGGACAGATGGTGGGGGTGTCTCTCAATGCCACAATCTAA
- a CDS encoding DUF1102 domain-containing protein — MPQSNPKKIWTFAGLLVTLLIASAYVIGITATFTEYTAKRNYSIAVVSDDQELIDLKPLQPYAYIGQDGKLYIDFSTNNPKWNEGKGEGLSPDSKYAFDRVFEISNDLWDGVCINVTVTSEPEEIKTYIENYLNASQKTVLQILPGERKEVGLLIESEELGSIDGRLRIHAEPCNGAVPTPTPSPSPTPEETPTPTPTPVPQNFEWRVELPERAPKGDIVFMFDVTGSMLEELNQAKVSAIDLMTDIRLLIQDSRFGVASLADYPKLYLYSENYGYGWPYGKNYGAPGDYPWRMDSDLTYDINAAAGAINNLEIKNGLDEPEPYAYAVHKAMSEMSWRDDARKILVILGDAPPHNMPNGLSVFENNYGGDPGDDWLMNTSDDVDYVNAINSADAFGLTIISIYAGRDDEFSNDARTNFMYMADMTDGAYAELQGDLSALPTIIENKIKEVAEQPIGNLTLRASAPPGWTVTWTPDKYTNVAWGSQVTFSIQITPPEPHTPQTVTIELLADDIVIDTIDILVS; from the coding sequence ATGCCACAATCTAACCCTAAAAAGATCTGGACATTTGCAGGACTGCTGGTAACGCTCCTCATAGCATCAGCATACGTTATTGGTATAACGGCAACATTCACAGAATACACTGCAAAGAGAAACTACAGCATTGCTGTTGTTTCTGATGATCAGGAACTGATAGACCTCAAACCCCTCCAGCCCTATGCATACATTGGGCAGGATGGGAAGCTGTACATAGACTTCAGCACGAACAACCCAAAATGGAATGAGGGAAAGGGAGAAGGTCTCAGTCCGGATAGCAAATACGCTTTTGACAGAGTATTTGAAATTTCAAACGACCTGTGGGATGGTGTCTGTATAAACGTAACCGTAACCTCAGAACCTGAAGAGATTAAAACATATATTGAGAATTATCTGAACGCATCTCAGAAAACCGTTTTGCAGATACTTCCCGGAGAGAGAAAGGAGGTCGGTCTCCTTATTGAATCAGAAGAGCTTGGAAGTATAGATGGCAGACTCAGAATCCATGCAGAACCGTGCAACGGTGCTGTGCCGACCCCAACGCCGTCTCCATCACCAACACCGGAAGAGACTCCTACCCCAACTCCAACACCGGTACCGCAGAACTTTGAATGGAGGGTTGAACTTCCAGAAAGGGCTCCCAAGGGCGACATAGTGTTCATGTTCGACGTAACAGGCAGCATGCTGGAAGAGCTGAATCAGGCAAAGGTCAGTGCGATAGACCTCATGACAGACATACGACTTCTGATTCAGGATTCACGATTCGGTGTTGCGAGTCTTGCAGATTATCCGAAACTGTACCTCTACTCAGAAAACTACGGCTACGGATGGCCATACGGTAAAAATTACGGAGCACCCGGAGACTATCCGTGGAGAATGGATTCAGACCTGACCTACGACATAAACGCTGCTGCAGGTGCAATTAACAATCTCGAGATCAAAAATGGCCTTGACGAACCTGAGCCGTACGCCTATGCTGTCCACAAGGCGATGAGTGAGATGAGCTGGAGAGATGACGCAAGGAAAATTCTGGTCATACTCGGAGATGCTCCGCCCCACAACATGCCAAACGGCCTGAGCGTTTTCGAAAACAACTATGGTGGGGATCCCGGGGACGACTGGCTCATGAACACTTCAGATGATGTTGACTATGTGAATGCAATTAACTCTGCAGACGCCTTCGGATTAACGATAATATCAATCTACGCAGGCAGAGATGACGAGTTCAGCAACGATGCAAGAACGAACTTCATGTACATGGCCGACATGACCGACGGCGCATATGCTGAGCTGCAGGGAGACCTGAGCGCTTTACCGACAATTATTGAAAACAAGATAAAGGAAGTTGCGGAGCAGCCGATAGGTAACCTGACCCTAAGGGCCAGCGCTCCGCCGGGGTGGACTGTCACATGGACTCCTGACAAGTACACGAATGTGGCGTGGGGCAGCCAGGTTACGTTTTCAATTCAGATAACACCACCTGAGCCACACACTCCGCAAACAGTAACCATAGAACTGCTTGCAGATGACATTGTGATTGATACCATAGACATTCTGGTGTCATGA
- a CDS encoding COG1470 family protein, with translation MKTYINLLILLTLSFGLLVGSSSHFKEFGAERNFSANVTELNESLISCLCPENKTRYLKSGDTFTLLNITNRLGEEATFYVYTDSSSINHESEFFLSPNESVEVKATFYGLPGFYSITARVSADWANGSAELYACTINISSPRLEIEKHLMSGKESVKVGEKEYWTFRILVKNPGTSDDFVIKDTVPAELEILEISPSSGSYEILSNGMGNSGSSTITWYVHLENGDVEWLDVNVTTKQNPACRQEFTSPGAYCLNDGAEVVGYDIRSNPICITVYSDCDSGKCDEKCCDSDGCCDEDCDGYDGCNDSHNCHNESCDSDGCCYENHECQDGNGSKEKRRGHRS, from the coding sequence ATGAAAACATACATTAATCTGCTGATACTCCTGACCCTCAGTTTCGGACTTCTTGTCGGGTCATCCAGTCATTTTAAAGAATTCGGTGCTGAAAGAAACTTTTCTGCAAATGTTACCGAATTGAATGAATCCCTGATCTCATGCCTGTGTCCCGAAAATAAAACCCGTTATCTGAAGTCAGGCGATACGTTCACGCTCCTCAACATCACAAACAGGCTTGGAGAGGAAGCCACTTTTTATGTATATACTGACTCATCAAGTATCAATCACGAAAGTGAGTTTTTCCTCTCACCAAACGAGAGTGTGGAGGTTAAAGCAACATTTTACGGGCTGCCCGGTTTTTATTCGATAACAGCCAGGGTATCCGCAGACTGGGCGAACGGGTCCGCAGAGCTTTATGCATGCACGATCAACATTTCCAGTCCGAGACTCGAAATCGAAAAGCACCTTATGAGTGGAAAGGAGTCCGTAAAGGTTGGAGAAAAGGAATACTGGACTTTCAGAATCCTGGTGAAAAATCCAGGAACCTCAGACGATTTTGTGATAAAGGATACAGTACCTGCCGAACTCGAAATTCTTGAAATTAGCCCGTCATCTGGCAGTTATGAAATACTGAGCAATGGCATGGGCAATTCCGGCTCTTCCACAATCACGTGGTATGTGCATCTGGAGAACGGAGATGTTGAGTGGCTCGACGTAAACGTTACTACCAAGCAAAACCCAGCGTGCAGGCAGGAGTTCACATCTCCGGGAGCATACTGCCTGAATGACGGTGCAGAAGTTGTCGGATATGATATCAGGAGCAATCCGATATGCATAACCGTGTACTCAGACTGTGATTCGGGGAAATGCGATGAGAAATGCTGTGATTCAGACGGGTGCTGCGATGAAGACTGTGATGGTTACGATGGCTGCAATGACTCACACAACTGCCACAATGAAAGCTGCGATTCGGATGGATGCTGCTATGAAAATCACGAGTGTCAGGACGGGAATGGCAGTAAAGAAAAACGCAGAGGGCATCGCTCATGA
- a CDS encoding signal peptidase I → MRRGFALIISISILIFSFSTVLGALMNRPVFVSYITSNSMEPTLSKGDLIFMTPVFFSLEKGDIIVFYSNGEWVCHRIFSEISGGYITKGDNNIATDQQSGKDLVKKEFIAGKVITFLDRPVKIPQVGNYVSEVSEFAWKHKMLMLTLFFLAGLAEIMLGGDKKRRKKRRSRKSLRLHSDQVFLILTFSLLLLATFSGTIWIGSEKIQYGVTSAGGLREEWVLPGQVFQRNLTISNNLHYPMIYAVKGGENSAIDGYFVLWPGESKTLTVTIKAPIETRLYEEKIIVAKYFPLLPPEIAYRLFSINEYIPVLMIDLEILALLAVIHMFGGEKKYYRIRIQPGSFKRKMRNFQLK, encoded by the coding sequence ATGAGGAGGGGCTTTGCACTCATAATAAGCATTTCAATCCTGATTTTTTCATTTTCCACTGTTCTCGGGGCCCTTATGAACAGACCGGTTTTCGTATCATACATAACCTCAAACAGCATGGAGCCAACACTGAGCAAAGGGGATCTGATTTTCATGACTCCCGTATTTTTCAGCCTTGAGAAAGGAGACATAATCGTATTTTACTCGAATGGAGAATGGGTCTGTCACAGAATTTTTTCAGAGATTTCAGGAGGGTACATAACCAAAGGAGATAACAATATCGCCACCGATCAGCAGAGCGGAAAGGACCTCGTAAAAAAAGAGTTTATAGCAGGTAAGGTGATAACATTCCTCGACAGACCTGTTAAGATTCCTCAGGTTGGTAATTATGTGAGCGAGGTTTCCGAATTCGCATGGAAACACAAAATGCTGATGCTGACGCTGTTCTTCCTGGCAGGTTTGGCAGAAATTATGCTGGGAGGGGATAAAAAGCGCAGAAAAAAGAGGAGATCGAGAAAATCACTCAGGCTTCATTCAGACCAGGTTTTCCTGATCCTCACATTCAGCCTTCTTCTTCTGGCAACCTTCTCGGGAACAATATGGATTGGAAGTGAGAAGATACAGTACGGCGTAACATCAGCAGGCGGTTTGAGAGAGGAATGGGTGCTTCCCGGGCAGGTATTCCAGAGAAATCTGACGATCTCCAACAACCTGCATTATCCAATGATTTACGCTGTAAAGGGTGGAGAAAATTCCGCCATAGATGGGTATTTTGTCCTGTGGCCAGGGGAGTCAAAAACACTCACAGTAACCATAAAAGCTCCGATAGAGACGAGACTGTATGAGGAGAAAATAATTGTTGCAAAGTATTTTCCATTGCTGCCCCCTGAGATTGCCTACAGACTGTTCTCGATAAATGAGTATATCCCAGTACTCATGATTGATCTGGAAATACTCGCCTTACTGGCAGTTATCCACATGTTCGGTGGGGAGAAAAAGTATTACAGAATAAGGATCCAGCCAGGGTCCTTCAAACGAAAAATGAGGAACTTCCAGTTGAAATGA
- a CDS encoding DUF5305 family protein encodes MKYAKIVTGMFLVLAVLSAYFLITYWDIPDEEKMKKKVGSFGIEIRFVPVAEINSPTIIFGDRDTVRGGDIFFANLVKRFWFEYEIKASPGITGDYSIKTYLKPSESKVLPEWKRELPYSYEGVIESQQAGKLTIDIFYVRQLWDRIQKETGLNYNTPIVEIETTVSIIGDINGEKIKREYRHVSSMTVGKTLKFGNLEFSKSENIERDIVVQNYISTPFGNAKPSTIKTVLAAVLITSISAIIVLNRKLLARGINSKINNGRLDRRFRKKYDSLIVQARKISPAAGNTVFLRSLEDVGKIAYELESPIIETDEYLAVMSNGNAYIYRKGDGYEKKK; translated from the coding sequence ATGAAATACGCAAAAATTGTAACCGGAATGTTTCTGGTTCTTGCAGTATTATCGGCCTACTTTCTGATAACGTACTGGGACATACCTGACGAGGAGAAAATGAAAAAGAAGGTGGGATCATTCGGGATTGAAATCAGATTCGTTCCAGTTGCTGAGATAAACTCTCCAACCATAATATTCGGAGACAGAGATACAGTCAGAGGAGGAGATATATTCTTCGCAAACCTCGTTAAAAGATTCTGGTTCGAATACGAAATTAAAGCATCCCCAGGCATCACAGGAGACTATTCAATCAAAACATACCTGAAACCTTCAGAAAGCAAGGTACTCCCCGAATGGAAAAGGGAATTACCCTACAGCTATGAGGGTGTGATCGAGAGCCAGCAGGCCGGAAAGCTCACCATAGACATTTTCTATGTCAGACAGCTCTGGGATAGAATCCAAAAGGAAACCGGACTCAACTACAACACTCCGATTGTCGAAATCGAAACCACAGTCAGCATAATAGGCGACATCAACGGGGAGAAAATCAAGAGAGAGTACAGGCACGTTTCCTCGATGACGGTGGGAAAGACGCTGAAGTTCGGCAATCTTGAGTTCAGCAAAAGCGAGAATATCGAAAGGGATATCGTCGTTCAGAATTACATTTCCACCCCATTCGGCAATGCAAAGCCATCCACCATCAAGACGGTGCTTGCGGCTGTTCTCATCACAAGCATATCGGCAATAATTGTCCTGAACAGAAAATTACTGGCTAGGGGAATAAACTCGAAGATAAACAATGGCAGACTCGACAGGAGGTTCAGAAAGAAGTACGACTCTCTGATAGTTCAGGCGAGAAAGATATCTCCGGCTGCAGGAAACACAGTGTTTCTCAGGAGCCTTGAAGACGTTGGAAAGATTGCCTACGAGCTTGAGTCCCCGATTATAGAGACCGATGAGTACCTGGCCGTGATGTCGAACGGGAATGCATACATTTACAGAAAGGGTGACGGATATGAAAAAAAGAAGTGA
- a CDS encoding winged helix-turn-helix domain-containing protein produces the protein MKKRSELEIMISILEIARDEVLKTRIVYGSNLNFKIATRYIDRLSEMELIMKYRKEGKTYYKTTEKGLKFIRKYKEMF, from the coding sequence ATGAAAAAAAGAAGTGAACTTGAAATAATGATCAGCATACTCGAAATTGCACGGGATGAAGTTCTGAAAACCAGAATAGTTTACGGTTCAAACCTCAATTTCAAGATCGCAACAAGATACATTGACCGTCTTTCGGAAATGGAGCTCATAATGAAATACCGGAAGGAAGGAAAGACATACTACAAAACCACTGAGAAAGGTTTGAAATTCATAAGAAAATACAAGGAAATGTTCTGA
- a CDS encoding winged helix-turn-helix domain-containing protein: MRRTRFDIVVDIICTLMNGGANKTRIVYNANLNFHLVEKYLKYLKDKGLISEKQVNGKTLYFPTEKGVELVQIYRRLSEEDFIDGKISTFR, translated from the coding sequence ATGCGCCGTACGAGATTCGACATAGTGGTGGATATAATCTGCACGTTAATGAATGGAGGTGCAAACAAGACCAGGATAGTGTATAATGCCAACCTGAACTTCCATCTCGTCGAGAAATATCTGAAATACCTGAAAGATAAAGGATTAATTTCAGAAAAGCAGGTTAACGGAAAAACACTCTATTTTCCCACAGAAAAGGGTGTTGAACTCGTCCAGATATACCGAAGGCTTTCAGAAGAAGATTTTATAGATGGAAAAATATCGACATTCAGGTAA
- a CDS encoding aminoacyl-tRNA deacylase, giving the protein MPPSSDWLREYVMSKGIDAEIVEVGKASTVKEAAEALGCSRRQIVKSIVLVAGDEPVVAVVDGVSSVDLERVHRILGVPVRIAGKDEVPRLTGFRAGGVPPIGHNCRILLDEGVLEMERVYGGGGDERHLLHIRPRDIVRECTAVARIRK; this is encoded by the coding sequence ATGCCTCCCTCATCGGACTGGCTCAGAGAATACGTCATGAGTAAGGGCATTGATGCAGAGATAGTTGAGGTGGGAAAAGCTTCAACCGTAAAAGAGGCTGCAGAGGCGCTTGGGTGCAGCAGGAGGCAGATTGTAAAGTCCATTGTGCTTGTTGCTGGAGATGAACCTGTTGTGGCAGTTGTTGATGGCGTCTCGTCGGTGGACCTTGAGCGCGTGCATCGGATCCTTGGAGTCCCGGTCAGGATTGCGGGTAAAGATGAGGTCCCAAGGCTAACCGGATTTCGGGCTGGCGGAGTACCTCCTATTGGACATAACTGCAGAATTCTCCTTGATGAGGGGGTTCTGGAGATGGAGCGCGTATATGGCGGGGGAGGCGACGAAAGACATTTGCTCCATATTCGCCCCCGGGACATTGTTCGGGAATGCACGGCAGTTGCGAGAATCAGGAAGTAG